In Zerene cesonia ecotype Mississippi chromosome 12, Zerene_cesonia_1.1, whole genome shotgun sequence, the genomic stretch cttaaatatcaaatttctttAACAGCCAATCGAGGGCAACCATGGTATAGCGGGGAATTCCCgaaacatttgttatattcCGTTCCCCAagaatagatattaataatttattaagtagctaaaaaatgttttgaaaatgatacttaataatataaaatattatagtagaatAAACTTAATTGGAAAAGGAAgagcataaaacaaaaaaatgtgagccgtcacgggacgcctggcagatgtgaaacaccgtcattattttcatgtatatatatattatacaccaTAGTATAGCGTGGCGATGCGTCGCCACGGCATGCGTCGCCACGCCAGAAATCGGTTTTACGTGCGGCtatagatgtttcacatcaaaatgaggggaaaaataatttacggtCTATCTGAGGTACCTGATACTACTGATCTCATAAAACCGGTTTTCTCGATTTCCCGAAAAACTACATTAATGACAACATTATTATTTGGCAAAGCTGTAGGTAATCAAAAGATTtacatttatctttttacACTTTATCAAGTTACCTCAaaattaatgtgaaaaattcaaattgccaaattagttttttttcttttttcaaaaattagtttttctataaaacttgGAGAATTTGCCTTTTATGTcctaaatacattaaaatttaatttcaaagacCTTTTAGTCTAAAATCTCAGGATGACTCTTGTAATTTATGACtgtttttatcacattttattttttattattttcataattttccaaaaatatcaatttaattctatGGAGCACTTTTTTTTCCTAAGAAATGTATCGGTATAAATtggttacaattaaaataagatgtaAAACGTCTACATTGGTGTTCTATTTCGGAACACGAATAATACTCCTACCGGCTGCCGGAGTTGTCAGAACTTCAGAGGATGTGCCATAGAGAGAAGTAATATTTGTATCATAGTAATATTAAAGTGCTTGGCATGTTTTATGTCAAATGTTGACAAGACTACCACATAAGGTATTtcctgtaaaaaaaatatcagatCTCAATCTCATGTAGAGCCAAGTTTCTAGGTAAAAATGTAAAGCTTCGCCATTTCACTACCGCCGTGGAGGTGATGTGAATATTTAGTTTCTGAAGTGTGaagaatatgattttttttttttgttggttgtatactaaatttagaTTACACACTAAATTTCCGCTTTCTAGCACTTCAGGATACTTCCTGGCTGGCTACTGCCAATCACTTTAATGATCATCAGTGTGTCATTGAATCAGTGATGAAATTGGTTTGGTGTAATCAAAAGTATTAgagctatttaaaaaaaaagccaaAATTGAGACTGTATAGTTTATTAGTCTGTTATTGACATCATATCCTGACTATCTGGTACATCGGAAACCAAATCTATGAGCATTGAAACACTTTGAGAAAAGGTAGGTAGTGCCTTTGAACTTCGCTTGGCTCATCTTGGCGATATTtaagaatgaaatgaaaaacagtcttcatttaatgttttatttttaaaagttttaattttggcACCACCATGTTTTTACTAATGTTTTCTTTGTTGTTCATATATGGTTGTAAGATTTTTGGAATTTCTATTTTTCCCTTAGCATGTTGGTGAGTTTCCATTAGAGAAATTAACATCCGTGGAATTGCACAGGCTGTACCATTTAATGTATGaacataattatcaatttttccatcattaaatttaatgttaagtcTCCTGGATTGATAGTCTGTACAATTACTGCAGCTCGATATTTCTCCATAATTGTTTCTGCCTGGCATCCAAGCTTCAATGTCATATTTTCTACAAGAATAacatttactataatatttaaaataacaacatttacagaaaaatatttgtgtcTGTGCCCTACCTAAAGAAAAGAGGGTGGTTAATTTTTCTCTggactaattttttttttaattgcactatttttcttaatgaaaaataattgtttttgtaatttcaacatatctaaatatttttaagtatagtGCTTACATCTATGCATATAATAAGACAGTAAAAATCTGTTTTgaacaaagttaaaaaatgataattgaaGAGGGTTTATAAACAGTAACAGAGCATGAATCCAAAAAATGGGTTTGTAAACACTAATCTTCAGCTGTTTTTTTCATAGTCAAGTTTATGTTGctgtattcaatttatatgagATAAGTAACTTCAGTCAGATTAAGTCAAACCTAATTTAATGGAAATCCTCTTTCATTCTTCACATACGGAGTGTACGAGAACGAAGTTGCGAGCACCAGctggttaataaataaaatacctactttACTTGCATCTACTGTCatcaatgttaaattatatgcaTGTTATTCTTATGTGGTAGAGTGTTCATTATGCGCATGCTATTTCTAGgactattttgtttatattacataagcAATTAGGGAGTTCTAAGGGCAATGTTAGCCAGATCAGCAAtgttaatgtatatatgtattgcaATGTTTTTCTTGCTTAGctttcatatcaaatttcctTTTACAATGTGAGGAGTTtagtttataacataaatgctTTATTGTGTAAACATTATAAGTGCACAaaacttacatacaaaatattacattgtttaaatGCAGTAGTTGCACaccataaattttatctaatgGTCCTCATTTTCTGGcattttcattgtaatatgtaatgtaagaGTAGTAGGCATATATTACCTGTAAGCTGGTGCCCCCAATTCATGTGGTGGCATATCCAACACTCTCATGTGTATGCCTAATGGTGCAAATAATTCCTCTTGAGTTTCTCTAATATATTCCAACATTTGATCAGACATATTTGGATgtgaaacaataaacatttcaacttTTGTAAATTGATGAACTCTGAAATTTGAGACTTTCATTATttggtaaaaaataactaatgttACTAGGGAAAGATGTAATTTTCTAattgttaaagatttttaaattgataattacagtaatttttgagaatatttattacataccaaaattcaaatgtgtcctgtatataatatgactGTAGAAGAGCCGATTATattccataaataataaagtaactgACAGGCCTAATGCATTTGTCCAGAAAGCcaagaaaaaataagtatttaacttAGCTTTTACGaggataaaaatgtttaccttaatataaaacaattacgcTATGTATAAAGACCTCAATTCTATGTggaagaaacaaataataacttgatacctaaattaataacaattaatctaattataatcttatatctgCACATTATCACATCACTAACGCTCAAAGCAAAACATTGTGAGAAAACCaacaaattgaaacaaaattgaaGAAACAAAAGTTCAGCTACATATGACATCCGACAACCTTCACTTGGTTAGTGTGGTGACCCCTCATAGGAAACTTGTGTTGTTGTTAGTAGGAACATATAGGGtctgatgataataataatacacttgAGACAGACACACATAAAAAGGATTCTTAGTATTTGGAAAATGATCATAAAATCATTTCTATcactcaaaatatttttgatagaCAATTCTTCCAcattgtaatgtaaaaataagacAAACCTGTAAGTCCCTCTTTCATCTAAAACATTTGAAGTTTCAGCTCTGTAACATCTACTAACTGCAGCCAGCTTTAGTGGCAATCTGTCTGATGAATGGATAGTGTTTCTAAAAAGCCCGGCAAGAGACATTTCCGCTGTGCCTGAGAGATATAAATCAGGTCCATGGAGCATTGGATCCAAAGAATAgatctgaaaaataattaaaaatttgttattaatgtttttcctgtaatataaattatacatcacTTAACCATTCAGCAGCGATCTATGTCTGTCATATTAATTACTGTTTACTCAAAAAAGTATGTCTGAGGTTTCAGCACATACTTTTCAAGAAGgttggataaaaaatatcaatgttaaaaatcagttataataaaatattttctttccaaTGTTATACCTGAGTTCTGTCACTATTTACAGTCATACCACAGCTTGTTATTATCGCACTAGGTAATATATCAGGTacagaaattaatttgaaacccTTATTCAATAATGAAGATACGGTGTATTTAATTAAGGCTTCTTCATATTCAGCTAATTCACTAAAGTagtaataacttttattatcacAAGTGTAACCAAGCCTGTCAGTTCTCATTAAGTTCAAAAATTCAGTAATATCACTAAATTCCAATGGTTTGTGTGAACCAAAAtccttttttccatttaaGGTAGTGACAGTGACTGGATTTTCCCCATATTGCTGAACTAGAGGATGAGTTCGATTTGGCAAAAGCGTCAATTCTTcgtaaaattttttttgtacatctTCATAAGAATTTGAGCTGGTGgatgttgtttttaaagtatCGTACAATTGTAGTACATAATCAATCCTACCTATTCCCTTtctttgattaatattttgtttaatttcaggataatttttatgattacaaTAGTATTCTGTTTCTATTTCAGGATAGCAAGTTGACAAAAATCGCCTGCCGAAGTTAACATAAAATCTCCTGTAATATAGCgttagcatttttttatatatatagtttgaataattaaatgtacatcctcatatatttttaaacacagaTTTTAAGAATAAGTACAATAGTTAGATCACAATcaacataaaacacaaatgtttttagaataattatatctGTCAGTTGTCAGTTGTCAAACGACCACAGACCACTCCGCAGATAAAGAACTAGTTACTACCACTCCCCAGTCATTAGATCGCAAtgagtagtataatattacGGGGTAATAATCgtaatattatactactctttgcgATTAAGTGAATTATCAACACACCACCACAACACTGCTTAGGTACCGAGTTCGATAGTGTACATTTCAGAAATTATCTACAAATGGATTCGAGATCGTTTAAATCATATTAACAAATCTTGTAACAGCctttattcaaaaacaaaatactattTGTAACCATTGATAACACAAACTCAATTCCTAATTATTGCATatccttaaatataaaaaaaaattgtcccTGAAAAATATTGGgctatttaaataagtctAGTGTgagtatttaaacaatatagttCTAAATATCTTAATGCGATTAccaacattatatattatgatatattattaatgcgacttttataaatagaccaaaatttttccaaatattctaataaatttgGAAACAATTAAGTGAACTTATTACACATAAGCGCATTACTTCTTAATTAACGATGATAACTCGCTAAATACGATTAAATTTCCAAGACGACAAAAATTTTGAGTAACATGTATAGTAGTAATATCTGAATATTACTCTGAAGTAACAAAtggatattatgtattatcaaattaaagtgggtccacatatatttttattccgaatatatatttttttgcgcAAACTATGTAtgaattcttttatttgtatatgttgCGTGCtgtaggatttttttttaatcaattttatacctatccatttattttgttttcttattttttctttatgctgttattataatgtaataacaatATGTTAGCATAAGCTACAACACACATATTATAGCGGTACTACTTTTAATACTTACATAGAAAGTTCAATATCACATATAACACGAGTTAGTAGTtagtggaaaaaaaaattttattcttccTAGAGTTcttctaaataattttgccTCTTCATCAAACAATATACTCTTTATCATGTTTTTATCACATTGGAAATGGAAATTTTTCCTGTTAGAAATTTATTCTGTATACATTGGTTACTcgttaaattttgatataaacgTCTACACTGGTAACACCGACGCTGCCCATATCTATCTCATACTCTTGTACGTGCTTAGAAATGACCGGTTATGACATCATAGTACATATACATTGAATTTACCAGACATTTgtcctttttaaaaattgaaattgaaattaaatcgaAAAGTATTTACGGCAGCTTGATTAAGACGTAAttaggttttaaaaaaaaatatgtgactCTTATTCGAATTACATGCATTATGCATATTCCCTATTCTGTGGGGGTGTCGTATATtactggtgcgagctggcccaatttgtgccaaAACAtgcaatttgttatattttagtgATGAtacataagataaataaatgtaaatgctAAAGTTTCAATTCATATCATCTATGGTAACTAAAGCGAATGCCAACTGCAAACATGACAACAAATATGTCAACTTTTTCGCGCCTTTTCAGCTGAATTTATCGTTTAGTGTAAACACATAGtaactagttcttaatctgtggtgtttacaacaaattaaatgattattgatttataatatatatattaatataatttatagtatcTTGTATAGTATCAATAATTAGAATACTTATAGCAATTTATACGCTACATAAATATGCCTGCATCCACCGAAGAACATgacgattataataaaagcaaagTATTCAATGAAAGTCGGTAAGAGAAAAGCATGTTCTgccattttttaaaaataataatttctatccttattaaaaaattagaaagTGGGATTGTTTGACTTTCCTTCATATCGAAACGGAGTGATTTGATTATATTGTCtctgtgtctggagataggaGGCTAGAGACTATCTCTCCATAACACATAACACTCAACTGTTTTGCAAGGACACTTATCGTTATGCAGTTCTAAAAATGTCGTAACAATTGATCAAGCCAATTCAAgacagaataaaattaatcaaatcacattgttgtaattatatataaattttctagcCTTAGCTTTGATGCATTGCTATGTTTGTGTAAGTTATGTGAATGTTATCCAAGAGGAGGCAGTACATttatgaaactaataaaaaaatgtattaaaaatatttgtttttttaggctaaaaaataaattaagtgaaAAAACTCAACAAAAGTtaacagatatttttattaaaaaacgatCACGAAGCCCAGACACACAATGTGATACAATGAATGATgtggtaattattaataattaataactaaataacatATGATGTagtaattactattttttgtaatttatgcattttaaatttttatttgtagaaaaaGATGAAACAAgagaaacaatttattaatgcaataaaacaagCAACAAATGAAATAGATAATGGCATATCAACTGAAACTAAAAATGATGAAGAAAGTCACCTTTtagaatttgtaaataatgatattgacACTActacacacaaaaaaatggatgaaaatcaaaatgttaatgaattaaatgacaaaaaaaaagaatcgaaAATACCTGAAGATActatgattaataaaaatctagatACTGAGAAATGCCTCATTTGTGGACAGTTTCTCAATAATTcagacattatttattatcaaggACACCCACAAGATGCTATGGAagaatttattgcattaacaaatgaaaaattactCTTGGTTACAGGTAAATCCTAGAAATGAGGTGGAAttaaagatttgttttttgaaaCAGCATTTTACTGTATTCAGTTCATTATTGAAACTTACATAGCATGAGAATTATATGTGAATGCCAGAACAGAATTATAAACTACATATAGAAACAATGCaaagtacataaaaaagttattattataatatctgttAATACATAACCTATTATGAACCATGTTGCAGGTGATGAAGGTGATATAATGGAACGgccacaaacaaacataacagGATTTGCAATATTTGACCAACAAGGACACTTAGTCCCAATCGATGGTGGCCTTGTTGAGAGTGATGTCAGGATTTTTATGTCTGGTTATTTGAAATCAATATGTTCTGATTGCCCTGATATAGATGAAGAATGTATACCAGTTAAAGATGTTGGCCCTATCATTGAAtggtatatcatattttttgttcattcgTGTGCCATTTTTCAGTTAGTGAATTAATCAAgccttaataattttacaggtATATTCATGGATTTGATGGAGGCAGTCGAAATTGTATAACACTTTCCACTGAGTTTGGggaatacaatttattaaaacctagTGCGGACTATACACCTTTAATGGATAATCTGTATGAGAAAATCTGGTTGAGTAAAGTGGTAGTAGAATATTTGGAAGAATATCACTATCTGCAACCAACATATGAAGATCTATTAGAAGTAGTTCGAGAATCTAAAATACCAGACCTCAATGACAAGTCAATGTCTGAAGACATGCTTCACAAACATGCTCAGTTTGTCTGCGATCAAGTTGTAAGCTTAGAATCAGAGGAAGACAGTGATCCTCTTATAACACTCCCATGTATCAGAGAATTGATAAAACTTATGGGTATAAAGTTTGGTAAACGCAAAATACGAGCTAAAATTGATTATAAGAAAGTTGATAAAAAAGCTTGGACTAAAGCTACCACTACACCTTTAGTGCAGAAAAcatttgaaagtttttttatgaatcagCTAGATAAAACTAATCATGAACTGGTATTAAGAAGAAAGAGATGCGGTGTGTGTGAGGCTTGTCAACTACCTGATTGTGGGGAGTGCAATGCCTGCAGAGCTATGCTTAAGTTTGGGGGTCATGGAAGGACTAAGAAGGCCTGTGTCAGAAGACTTTGCCCCAATATGGCCGTACAGCAGGCTGAGGATTCCGATcctgaagatgatgatgaataccAACAgaatgtagaaaaaaataaattcaacaaaattgAGGATGCTTTGCCAGTAAAATTAACTGGTTCAAACAATAGGAATATTAAATGGATTGGTGAGCCAGTTAAAGCTGAtgctacaaaaatatattatgaacagGTTGAAATTGATGGTGCTGAGTTAAAAATTGGAGATTTTGTAATGGTTGAAACATCACAAGCAAATATACCTGCTTTGGTTTCAAGGGTTATTTACATGtggaaagaaataataaacccTAAATCTGGATATTTCCATGCTGAAGTTTTTATTAGATCATCAGATACTGTGTTAGGGGAAGTAGGAGATCCGAGAGAAGTATTCTTAGCTGATCGATGCTGTCATGGAGCACCATTATCTTCTATTCTCAGAAAAGCTTcagtaaacaaaaaagaaactcCAGACGACTGGTTCAAACTTGGCGGAAAAGAGGTAGAACAAGAGTTCTTTGAAGATGatggaaaaacatatttctataagaaattttatgaaagatTCACATCTCGCTTTGAAGACTTACCTCCTGATCCACCTTGTCCAAATGAGTTAAGAAAACACAGATACTGTCCATCTTGTGAACGTAAGACGAAAAAAGATGCTAAAGATATCCCAAAAGTAAGTGGCAAGCTTGTAGAAAAGTCGGAATTTGTGAAAGAAGATAATAGATCTGAATGGACTACCGTTAAATGGCAAgatgttgaatataaaaaaggaaatggtGTGTTCCTTAAGCCGGGCACATTTAAACTTCGAAACAATCTTAATATCAATAGTACAACAAGGATGAAACTTGATAAAGTGGATGAAGATATTTATCCTGAATACTACAGAAAGAGTGATAACAATTTACGTGGATCTAATGTGGACACTAGTGACCCATTTTGTATTGGGCATATAGTAGCTGTAACAGCTGCTGGTGAAGGGCCTCTTATTGTACCACaagatatttacataaaagttaatattatgtataggcCTGAAAATACTTGCAATAGATTTCCACAACATGAAGATctaaatgttgtttattgGAGTGAAGAAATTACGGAGGTACCATTTTCTTCTGTAGTTGGACCATGCcatttagtttatattgaGAATATACCCCAGTCTGATACAATATATAGCTGGTTGGAACAAGATCCAAACCGCTTTTACTTTCGAATGTCATATGACAAgaaatcaaatgaaatcaaaGATTTACCGCATTATGCGAGGAATATCGGCCGTACAGATAAGGGGAAAGATAAAGGAAAAGGTAAAGGAAAGTCAAGTAAACCCATTGAACAAATTTCTAAAGTAAATGAAGTGAAGGTCAAACCTCTTCGTACTTTGGATGTGTTTGCTGGTTGTGGTGGCTTGTCGGAAGGCTTGCATATGTCTGGTGTAGCTGAATGTAAATGGGCAATAGAAAATGTTGAAGCCGCAGCACATGCATActcattaaataacaaaaactgcATTGTATTCAACGAAGACTGTAATGCTCTGCTCAAAGATGCCATGTCGGGTGCAACACATAGTTCCAGCGGCCTGAGGCTCCCCATGCAAGGTGAAGTCGAGCTGCTGTGTGGAGGCCCTCCCTGCCAAGGGTTTTCAGGCATGAATAGATTTAATTCCCGCGAGTATTCAAACTTCAAAAACTCGTTAGTTGCCTCGTATCTCTCGTACTGCGATTTTTATAGACCTAAATATTTCATCTTAGAAAATGTCAGAAACTTTGTGGCGTTTAAAAAGGGAATGGTTTTGAAGTTAACATTGAGAGCTCTATTGGACATGGGGTATCAGTGCACGTTTGGAATCCTTCAGGCTGGAAACTATGGAGTGCCTCAAACAAGAAGAAGGCTCATCATATTAGCTGCGGCACCCGGCTGTAAGCTCCCTCTTTACCCTGAACCGACACACGTGTTCAGCCGTCGGGCTTGCTCTTTAACGACCACGATAGATGGAAAGCGATTCGCAACAAACATGCAATGGGACGAGTCGGCACCAAGACGCACTTGCACTATACAAGACGCTATGAGTGATCTACCTCAAATATGCAATGGTGCGAATAAAATCGAAATAGATTATGGATCAATGCCTGAGAGTTATTTCCAACGTTTAGTGAGAAGTAATGATGAAAACGCAAAATTGAGAGATCATATATGCAAAAACATGGCCCCTCTTATACAAGCTCGTATTGCTAGAATACCAACAACTCCTGGCTCTGATTGGCGAGATCTTCCCAATATTTCTGTGACATTGTCAGATGGAACTAAGTGTAAGGTAAGtttgtgttaataataatatttgaataattttacaacaggaaaaataattgaatacacAGGTTGCTATAGATAAACGTTAATGTCACAGTTcctattagatttattttcgtACAACTTAAATTGAAGGAcctcataattttttgttcatttatcaAGGATTGATGACATTACAATAATCGCATGAGTTTATCTCATTATcctggaaataaataataactttacgTACACTCGTATGGGAGGACtgagacaatttatttgatttggttttttcaatagataaagggattcaagaggaaggtttatatgttaataatatccGAATCGCGAGTCCGCCACCAAAAGCCAGTTAGACTAATAAATGGATATATCGGGCAGGTGCTGCAGTACCGCTACGAGGACGCGAAGAACGGGCGCTCGTCGACGGGCGCGCGGCGTGgcgtgtgcgcgtgcgcggcgggcggcgcgtgCGGCGCGCAGGACAAGCAGGAGCACACGCTCATCCCCTGGTGCCTGCCGCACACCGCCAACCGGCACAACAACTGGGCCGGTCTCTATGGTGCGCTCgcttggtttttttttttttttaagccgaagtgtgctcgactcccacattaaaccGTGCCCGCCTACACGTGCGAAATTCTTTGCGAGCAAAACATTTCTCAAAcgattattcattatttctcAGTATGTTAAGTAGTTTTCCAAATGATTAATTGCTTTGCAGTATGGACGTTCATAGACACCAAATTAGTggttagtaatttttttctgtatgtctgtttgtTGGTATGTCCGtcttgtttatttcaaaagttcATAAGGTGATTGTGGTTGACCAATATTAGGCTCTTTTgaggtatattttaattgaataatataattttgtagtcggtggataaaaaaaataagcgaatatgttgtttaattacatattcgcttatttttttatccacCATATCGTATGTAAACATctcattgtttaaaaatgaattagtaatatagaatagtttttagctgaaataaataatggacGAATGCTCGCAACTAgtctttaaaatgtaattccaCGTACAAAACGTGAGTGAAGTCGAATACTGAAAGCTATTCGTATAATAAAATCGCTCCATTATGTCATCAAAGATAAGAATCCCTTTTGTGACAATGCGaaattgtttagtttttgCTAAAGGAGTTATTACACTATCATATATCTTGGATCATATAAGTCATCATATGTTTGATCCATTTAACttgacaatttaatttattgacaaaatGAATCATATCTCTATATTACATCTTCTATacttgatgaaacttggtatggcACATACTCCGAGAAAGgatcttatttacttttcatcCTGGAAATCGATACAATATCTGAGGGGGGAGGGGTGAAAGTCACtcttaagtatttattgacaaacgCGAACGAAGTCGCAGGTACAGCCAGTTATCCAATAAAATTGACTCGTGGACCTTCCGAGATAAATGATAGGGTAATATCCCCCTAATAAACACGGACACATGTACTGGGACAGGTCGCATATCCTGGGACGGATACTTCAGCACGACGGTGACGGACCCCGAGCCGATGGGCAAGCAGGGCCGCGTGCTGCACCCGGCGCAGAGCCGCGTGGTGTCGGTGCGCGAGTGCGCGCGCTCGCAGGGCTTCCGCGACACGTACCTGTTCGCCGGCTCCGTGCAGGACAAGCATAGACAGGTGAGCAAGCATGCAGACTGGGTTTTATCCTAACACGGTTTTTCTAGCTTCACCTACATGTTTCAGAATGCTTTTAAATCTGATCGCCAGCAATAATTGTTTCCTATGTATATCCTGTATAAGGGCAAGTGACAATTTAGctgattctataattaaagcgtgtgtttcaattttttgaactatatttattattaattagatttgTGTTGGAAAGGGATGGTCAGAATGCGATTCGCCAAGATCGGCGCTAGTTGAACGGCCCCATGTATTTGAAGCTAGACTTTgttttttgattttgtaaGGTTTTATTATTGCTCCGATGCTAGTAGtcgtaaattgattttatcaattattttgcGACAATTGCAAAGTAATACCTTTGGTATAGAGTGAAGACGATTatcatgatttttaaatttaagtactttatagatgtttaaatttaactttgtgTGATATGTGGGAAAGTAaagtataacaattttttattttaggtgGGTAATGCAGTTCCTCCCCCTCTTGGAGCAGCACTAggaagagaaataaaaaaggcttTAGTATCATGATATTCAATcaatacatgttattattatttggtaaTAAATCATGTGAACAAATGAtggcattttattataatgatgaaatgatggaatgcgctgcccgcttttagtgggtaagggaaaaggaactgattcatgacaggaaagaaggaatgtacTGGGACggttgaggaaaaggaaatagg encodes the following:
- the LOC119830851 gene encoding serine--tRNA ligase, mitochondrial-like, whose translation is MLTLYYRRFYVNFGRRFLSTCYPEIETEYYCNHKNYPEIKQNINQRKGIGRIDYVLQLYDTLKTTSTSSNSYEDVQKKFYEELTLLPNRTHPLVQQYGENPVTVTTLNGKKDFGSHKPLEFSDITEFLNLMRTDRLGYTCDNKSYYYFSELAEYEEALIKYTVSSLLNKGFKLISVPDILPSAIITSCGMTVNSDRTQIYSLDPMLHGPDLYLSGTAEMSLAGLFRNTIHSSDRLPLKLAAVSRCYRAETSNVLDERGTYRVHQFTKVEMFIVSHPNMSDQMLEYIRETQEELFAPLGIHMRVLDMPPHELGAPAYRKYDIEAWMPGRNNYGEISSCSNCTDYQSRRLNIKFNDGKIDNYVHTLNGTACAIPRMLISLMETHQHAKGKIEIPKILQPYMNNKENISKNMVVPKLKLLKIKH
- the LOC119830751 gene encoding DNA (cytosine-5)-methyltransferase PliMCI-like translates to MPASTEEHDDYNKSKVFNESRLKNKLSEKTQQKLTDIFIKKRSRSPDTQCDTMNDVKKMKQEKQFINAIKQATNEIDNGISTETKNDEESHLLEFVNNDIDTTTHKKMDENQNVNELNDKKKESKIPEDTMINKNLDTEKCLICGQFLNNSDIIYYQGHPQDAMEEFIALTNEKLLLVTGDEGDIMERPQTNITGFAIFDQQGHLVPIDGGLVESDVRIFMSGYLKSICSDCPDIDEECIPVKDVGPIIEWYIHGFDGGSRNCITLSTEFGEYNLLKPSADYTPLMDNLYEKIWLSKVVVEYLEEYHYLQPTYEDLLEVVRESKIPDLNDKSMSEDMLHKHAQFVCDQVVSLESEEDSDPLITLPCIRELIKLMGIKFGKRKIRAKIDYKKVDKKAWTKATTTPLVQKTFESFFMNQLDKTNHELVLRRKRCGVCEACQLPDCGECNACRAMLKFGGHGRTKKACVRRLCPNMAVQQAEDSDPEDDDEYQQNVEKNKFNKIEDALPVKLTGSNNRNIKWIGEPVKADATKIYYEQVEIDGAELKIGDFVMVETSQANIPALVSRVIYMWKEIINPKSGYFHAEVFIRSSDTVLGEVGDPREVFLADRCCHGAPLSSILRKASVNKKETPDDWFKLGGKEVEQEFFEDDGKTYFYKKFYERFTSRFEDLPPDPPCPNELRKHRYCPSCERKTKKDAKDIPKVSGKLVEKSEFVKEDNRSEWTTVKWQDVEYKKGNGVFLKPGTFKLRNNLNINSTTRMKLDKVDEDIYPEYYRKSDNNLRGSNVDTSDPFCIGHIVAVTAAGEGPLIVPQDIYIKVNIMYRPENTCNRFPQHEDLNVVYWSEEITEVPFSSVVGPCHLVYIENIPQSDTIYSWLEQDPNRFYFRMSYDKKSNEIKDLPHYARNIGRTDKGKDKGKGKGKSSKPIEQISKVNEVKVKPLRTLDVFAGCGGLSEGLHMSGVAECKWAIENVEAAAHAYSLNNKNCIVFNEDCNALLKDAMSGATHSSSGLRLPMQGEVELLCGGPPCQGFSGMNRFNSREYSNFKNSLVASYLSYCDFYRPKYFILENVRNFVAFKKGMVLKLTLRALLDMGYQCTFGILQAGNYGVPQTRRRLIILAAAPGCKLPLYPEPTHVFSRRACSLTTTIDGKRFATNMQWDESAPRRTCTIQDAMSDLPQICNGANKIEIDYGSMPESYFQRLVRSNDENAKLRDHICKNMAPLIQARIARIPTTPGSDWRDLPNISVTLSDGTKCKVLQYRYEDAKNGRSSTGARRGVCACAAGGACGAQDKQEHTLIPWCLPHTANRHNNWAGLYGRISWDGYFSTTVTDPEPMGKQGRVLHPAQSRVVSVRECARSQGFRDTYLFAGSVQDKHRQVGNAVPPPLGAALGREIKKALVS